A genome region from Pristis pectinata isolate sPriPec2 chromosome 4, sPriPec2.1.pri, whole genome shotgun sequence includes the following:
- the LOC127569202 gene encoding homeodomain-interacting protein kinase 4-like translates to MSVMYSDTDEYDIIAVLGKGTFGEVKKCWKRTSGHYVAIKILRNYNFRKGVIKCELKILRMLESVDSDKFCIVHFFESFNDDTKLCLVFELLEQSLYEYQKENDFVPLPIRHIRSITKQVLIALKKLKELSIVHTDIKPENIMLVGKAKFPFKIKLIDFGSACFLPDIQQIKGPYIQSRFYRAPEILLGLPFSEKMDMWSLGCVMAELHLGWPIYPGTNEYDQIRYIVETQGLPSDQILETASKTHHFFKKARQPNSTYKWRLKSIDEYQAETMVQPLETRTINLNSLDQLVTINTKTIFPDKELKAELFDQFMMVALIKKILIFDPRQRTAANAALKHPFITMQKIKSKYKNTKYYNISAQALNVALTPSKKAETQFHCCQSFIKSCYVDNQQYESAYAHQKPQAIEQSTEDDLDDSAMDEFEKEVGSWHFVKG, encoded by the exons ATGTCTGTTATGTACTCTGACACTGATGAGTATGACATCATTGCTGTTTTAGGAAAGggaacatttggagaagtgaaaaaatgttggaaaaggaCTTCTGGCCACTATGTGGCCATAAAGATATTACGAAACTATAATTTCCGGAAAGGGGTCATCAAGTGTGAGTTAAAAATACTGAGGATGTTGGAATCTGTGGATTCAGACAAGTTCTGTATTGTTCATTTTTTTGAATCCTTCAATGATGATACCAAGCTTTGCCTTGTGTTTGAGCTTCTGGAGCAAAGTCTGTACGAGTATCAGAAGGAAAATGACTTTGTTCCACTACCAATCAGGCATATTCGCTCCATCACAAAGCAGGTGCTCATTGCTCTGAAGAAACTGAAGGAGCTTTCTATTGTTCACACGGACATCAAACCTGAAAATATCATGCTCGTTGGGAAGGCCAAGTTTCCGTTCAAAATAAAGCTGATTGATTTTGGTTCTGCTTGCTTTTTGCCTGATATTCAGCAGATTAAAG GGCCATACATCCAATCTAGATTTTACCGAGCACCTGAGATCTTACTTGGCCTGCCCTTCTCTGAAAAAATGGACATGTGGTCTCTTGGTTGTGTTATGGCAGAACTTCACCTTGGTTGGCCCATCTATCCTGGTACCAATGAGTATGATCAGATCAGGTATATTGTTGAAACACAAGGGCTACCAAGTGATCAAATTTTGGAAACAGCCAGCAAGACccatcatttctttaaaaaagctCGTCAGCCTAATTCAACATACAAGTGGAGGCTCAAATCAATTGATGAGTATCAAGCAGAGACAATGGTGCAACCTCTGGAGACCAGAACAATAAACCTGAATTCACTTGACCAACTAGTAACCATCAATACCAAAACTATATTTCCAGATAAGGAACTGAAAGCTGAACTGTTTGACCAGTTTATGATGGTGGCTCTCATAAAGAAAATACTCATCTTTGATCCAAGGCAGCGCACTGCCGCAAATGCAGCTTTAAAGCACCCATTTATCACAATGCAGAAGATCAAatcaaaatacaaaaatacaaaatactaTAATATATCTGCACAGGCCCTCAATGTGGCTTTAACTCCCAGTAAAAAAGCTGAAACTCAGTTTCATTGCTGTCAAAGCTTCATAAAGAGTTGCTATGTAGATAATCAACAGTATGAATCAGCCTATGCACACCAAAAGCCTCAAGCCATTGAACAATCAACAGAAGACGACTTGGATGATTCAGCTATGGACGAATTTGAAAAAGAGGTTGGTTCTTGGCATTTTGTGAAAGGATAG